One Pseudonocardia abyssalis DNA segment encodes these proteins:
- a CDS encoding replication-relaxation family protein, with translation MITNPIQQRTLRGVLPSHPTARPGGRVRDSAEHQAALAWRLTPRDHWIVAMLAEHRVLTATQITGMAFPSFRAGRQRLRELHQWSVVDRFQPFATVGSAPMHYVLAPAGAAVLAATHGLEPRELGYRHDRTLAIAHSLQLAHTIGVAEWFASLVSAARHSTGTAPTALETWWSETRCTRLFGDLVRPDGYGRWTTSGRRIEFFLEFDLGTEALSRVAAKLAGYAALAAATGITTPLLVWLPTPRREAGARTALHRAWRHLDRPTAVPVATAAAGLLDPHAPNPSPADPVWLPLHATGTGRDGARLPLHRLPDAWPHLDGPHPNGPDPLDAAPVQAGPTGMTDSGTGPHRLPAPFPMPPAPSPRGTTTPAP, from the coding sequence ATGATCACCAACCCGATCCAACAGCGAACTTTGCGTGGAGTCCTCCCGAGTCACCCGACCGCGCGGCCCGGCGGGCGCGTCCGCGACAGCGCCGAACACCAGGCCGCACTCGCGTGGCGGCTCACCCCGCGCGACCACTGGATTGTCGCCATGCTCGCCGAGCACCGCGTCCTGACCGCCACCCAGATCACCGGCATGGCCTTCCCCTCGTTCCGGGCCGGACGCCAGCGGCTCCGCGAGCTCCACCAGTGGTCGGTCGTCGACCGGTTCCAGCCCTTCGCCACCGTCGGCAGCGCCCCCATGCACTACGTCCTCGCCCCCGCCGGAGCCGCGGTCCTGGCCGCCACGCACGGCCTCGAACCGCGTGAGCTGGGCTACCGCCACGACCGCACCCTCGCCATCGCCCACAGCCTGCAACTCGCGCACACCATCGGCGTCGCCGAATGGTTCGCCTCCCTCGTCTCCGCCGCCCGTCACAGCACCGGAACTGCGCCGACGGCACTGGAGACCTGGTGGTCGGAGACCCGGTGCACGCGCCTGTTCGGCGACCTCGTCCGCCCAGACGGCTACGGCCGCTGGACCACCAGCGGTCGCCGCATCGAGTTCTTCCTCGAGTTCGACCTCGGCACCGAGGCCCTGAGCCGGGTCGCGGCGAAGCTCGCCGGCTACGCCGCCCTCGCCGCCGCCACCGGCATCACCACACCGCTGCTCGTCTGGCTCCCCACCCCCCGCCGCGAGGCCGGGGCCCGCACCGCCCTGCACCGCGCCTGGCGCCACCTCGACCGGCCCACCGCCGTCCCTGTCGCGACCGCCGCCGCCGGGCTGCTCGACCCCCACGCGCCGAATCCCAGCCCGGCCGACCCCGTCTGGCTCCCCCTGCACGCCACCGGCACCGGCCGGGACGGCGCCCGCCTGCCCCTGCACCGCCTCCCCGACGCCTGGCCCCACCTCGACGGCCCCCACCCCAACGGCCCAGATCCCCTCGACGCAGCCCCCGTGCAGGCAGGCCCCACCGGCATGACCGACAGCGGCACCGGACCCCACCGGCTCCCCGCCCCGTTCCCCATGCCACCCGCCCCCTCGCCACGCGGCACAACCACCCCGGCGCCGTGA
- a CDS encoding type IV secretory system conjugative DNA transfer family protein, with product MPTPTLVTTSRTTPVGGPLGDLLRDPSDTLGRWFADTLGPVVSVLVTHWPITLVLLAVVGTVTALGWRRFTRRRDDRLLADARQVTVLAPPTVDPAGGEALWANLVGLLRPTWRRLLAGQPHLVYEYVFTSTGATIRLWVPGAVPPGLVERAVEAAWPGSHSRTEPAAAPLPAVEPGRRRVVTGGELRLARPEALPLRTRFDADPVRALLGAAVGLGHHETACVQVIARPVTGRRAARARRSARHLHGTNGSPAGLLAGVLSEILDLVTPRPLRPARRTGAPPVRGARSGPGQDRQTALDLSAQARAVVEKQRGSQYETVVRYAAAIDLPVDLARKHSEDDPVAKAHDLVRGRAHALAASFASYTEHNRYGRHRLRHPADALAARRLTRRPRLWGRGPWGRDGDVLSVRELAALAHLPTDDHVPGLLRAGARAVAPPPGIATPSPDAKPLGTTDTGHERPVALLVPDARQHLHVIGATGSGKSTLLGNMILADADAGRGILLVDPKGDLVTDVLSRLPRRCADRVVLLDADARSRPPCLNPLDTTSTGPGTPASDLAVDNLVSVFRRVYAAYWGPRTDDVMRAACLTLALQPDTPTLAQLPGLLADPARRERLTAAVTDPVLAGFWDWYTQLSDASRAQVVAPLLNKLRAFLLRPFVREAIAAGPSTIDMTTVLDGGICLVRIPKGSLGEETTRLVGSLAVAAAWQATTARARTPQRDRADASLVIDECHNFLNLPYPIEDMLAEARGFRVAMTLAHQHLGQLPRELREGFSTNARSKIYFNAGPEDARDLARHTAPHLTDHDLTHLGAYHAAARLVLHGEQAPAFTLRTRPLPAPVPGRSREIRAAARTADAARAHAARERAANGRATATTAAPPDRPTTDAVDPRRRG from the coding sequence GTGCCCACGCCCACTCTTGTCACAACCTCGCGAACGACCCCCGTCGGCGGCCCGCTCGGCGACCTCCTGCGTGACCCGAGTGACACGCTCGGGCGGTGGTTCGCCGACACGCTCGGGCCGGTCGTGTCCGTGCTCGTCACGCACTGGCCGATCACGCTGGTGCTCCTCGCGGTCGTCGGCACGGTGACCGCGCTCGGGTGGCGGCGGTTCACGCGCCGCCGCGACGACCGGCTCCTCGCCGACGCCCGGCAGGTCACCGTGCTCGCCCCGCCCACGGTCGACCCGGCCGGCGGCGAGGCCCTGTGGGCGAACCTGGTCGGCCTGCTCCGCCCGACCTGGCGTCGCCTGCTCGCCGGCCAGCCGCACCTGGTCTACGAGTACGTCTTCACCAGCACCGGGGCAACGATCCGGCTGTGGGTGCCCGGCGCCGTCCCACCCGGACTGGTCGAGCGGGCCGTCGAGGCGGCCTGGCCCGGATCGCACAGCCGCACCGAACCCGCCGCCGCGCCCCTGCCGGCCGTCGAGCCCGGGCGACGGCGGGTGGTCACCGGCGGCGAGCTGCGCCTCGCCCGCCCCGAGGCCCTACCGCTGCGGACCCGGTTCGACGCCGACCCGGTCCGCGCCCTGCTCGGCGCCGCCGTCGGACTCGGGCACCACGAGACCGCCTGCGTCCAGGTGATCGCCCGCCCGGTCACCGGACGCCGCGCGGCTCGAGCCCGGCGCAGCGCCCGACACCTGCATGGCACGAACGGATCACCCGCCGGTCTCCTGGCCGGGGTGCTGTCCGAGATTCTCGACCTGGTCACCCCGCGCCCCCTGCGCCCTGCCCGCCGCACTGGCGCTCCCCCGGTGAGGGGAGCGCGTAGCGGGCCGGGCCAGGACCGGCAGACCGCACTCGACCTGTCGGCCCAGGCCCGGGCGGTGGTCGAGAAGCAGCGTGGCTCCCAGTACGAGACCGTCGTCCGTTACGCCGCCGCGATCGACCTGCCTGTCGACCTGGCGCGGAAGCACTCCGAGGACGATCCGGTAGCGAAGGCGCACGACCTCGTACGCGGCCGCGCCCACGCGCTGGCCGCCTCGTTCGCCTCCTACACCGAGCACAACCGCTACGGCCGCCACCGGCTGCGGCACCCCGCGGACGCCCTCGCCGCGCGCCGCCTCACCCGCCGGCCGCGCCTATGGGGAAGGGGACCGTGGGGGCGTGACGGCGACGTGCTGTCGGTGCGCGAGCTCGCCGCCCTCGCGCACCTGCCCACCGACGACCACGTACCCGGCCTGCTCCGCGCCGGAGCCCGCGCCGTCGCCCCTCCGCCGGGCATCGCCACCCCGAGCCCGGACGCCAAGCCTCTCGGGACCACCGACACCGGGCACGAACGTCCGGTCGCGTTGCTCGTGCCCGACGCCCGGCAGCACCTGCACGTCATCGGCGCCACCGGCTCGGGCAAGTCGACCCTGCTCGGCAACATGATCCTCGCCGACGCCGACGCCGGCCGCGGGATCCTGCTCGTCGACCCCAAGGGCGACCTCGTCACCGACGTCCTGTCCCGGCTACCCCGGCGCTGCGCCGACCGCGTCGTGCTCCTCGACGCCGACGCCCGCTCCCGCCCGCCCTGCCTCAACCCCCTCGACACCACCAGCACCGGACCCGGCACCCCGGCGAGCGACCTGGCCGTGGACAACCTCGTGTCGGTGTTCCGGCGGGTCTACGCCGCCTACTGGGGACCCCGCACCGACGACGTCATGCGCGCCGCCTGCCTCACCCTGGCTCTGCAGCCCGACACCCCGACGCTCGCCCAGCTCCCCGGCCTGCTCGCCGACCCCGCCCGCCGGGAACGGCTCACCGCCGCGGTCACCGACCCCGTCCTGGCCGGGTTCTGGGACTGGTACACCCAACTGTCCGACGCCTCCCGCGCCCAGGTCGTCGCGCCACTGCTCAACAAGCTCCGTGCGTTCCTGCTGCGCCCCTTCGTCCGCGAGGCCATCGCCGCCGGGCCCTCCACCATCGACATGACCACCGTTCTCGACGGCGGCATCTGCCTCGTCCGTATCCCCAAGGGCTCGCTCGGCGAGGAGACCACTCGCCTGGTCGGGTCGCTTGCCGTCGCCGCCGCCTGGCAGGCCACCACCGCCCGCGCCCGCACCCCCCAACGCGACCGCGCCGACGCCTCGCTCGTCATCGACGAGTGCCACAACTTCCTCAACCTGCCCTACCCCATCGAGGACATGCTCGCCGAGGCCCGCGGGTTCCGCGTTGCCATGACCCTCGCCCACCAGCACCTCGGACAGCTCCCCCGCGAGCTGCGCGAGGGCTTCTCGACCAACGCCCGCTCGAAGATCTACTTCAACGCCGGCCCGGAGGACGCCCGCGACCTCGCCCGCCACACCGCCCCGCACCTGACCGACCACGACCTGACCCACCTCGGCGCCTACCACGCCGCCGCCCGCCTCGTCCTGCACGGCGAGCAGGCCCCCGCGTTCACGCTGCGCACCCGGCCCCTCCCGGCACCGGTGCCCGGCCGGTCCCGCGAGATCCGGGCCGCGGCCCGGACGGCCGACGCGGCGCGCGCCCATGCCGCCCGCGAACGGGCCGCGAACGGCCGCGCGACGGCGACCACTGCTGCCCCGCCGGACCGGCCCACGACGGACGCGGTCGACCCGCGCCGCCGTGGCTGA
- a CDS encoding VirB4 family type IV secretion system protein yields the protein MRRDRRRPRTAGTAASVFVPDTLTVGTRHLEIGDGEHVASLAVVGFPREVHPGWLDPLLTHPGRIDVAVHVEPVDPVTAASRLRSQLAKLESGRRSTAEHGRLHDPHVEAATEDAYDLSSRVARGEGRLFRVGLYLTVHAAGATELADEVAAVRALCASLLLDARHITFRALQGWVTTLPMGLDPVGMRRTFDTSALSAAFPFTSPDLPAPDPASAAVADGVLYGYNLGSQGLVHVDRFAAHMHNHNAVVLGRSGAGKSYLVKLELLRSLHRGVETVVIDPEDEYTRLSDAVGGTRIDLGAPGIRLNPFDLPIHTGPDGRRHAPRDAFARRSLFLHTAVAVLLGERPDPSARAALDRAITATYTAAGIVADDPGTWTRPAPLLRDLRDTLADPDGPAAARELADRLHPFVDGSFNRLFDGPTTTRPEGHLVVFSLRDLPDELKATGTLLTLDAIWRHVTNPALRRPRLVVVDEAWLLMQDRAGAEFLFRMAKASRKHWAGLTVATQDTADVLGTDLGRAVVANAATQVLLRQSTQAIDEVTRVFDLSAGERQFLLSADRGQGLLSTGTTRVAFQGVASELEDTLCTSSPAQLAAQNLAGQDIDAGRGDDEEDTAPGGDGDGWIDLDKSRPPDRRRRERDSAYVVLDPS from the coding sequence ATGAGGCGGGACCGGCGCAGGCCGCGCACGGCGGGCACGGCGGCGTCCGTGTTCGTGCCCGACACCCTCACCGTCGGCACCCGACACCTGGAGATCGGCGACGGCGAGCACGTCGCGTCGCTGGCAGTCGTCGGGTTCCCCCGCGAGGTGCACCCCGGCTGGCTCGACCCGCTGCTCACCCACCCCGGCCGGATCGACGTCGCCGTGCACGTCGAACCCGTCGACCCGGTCACCGCTGCGAGCAGGCTGCGCTCCCAGCTCGCGAAGCTCGAGAGTGGCCGGCGCTCCACCGCCGAGCACGGCCGGCTGCACGACCCGCACGTCGAGGCGGCCACGGAGGACGCCTACGACCTGTCGAGCCGGGTCGCCCGCGGCGAGGGCCGCCTGTTCCGGGTCGGGCTCTACCTCACCGTGCACGCCGCAGGCGCCACGGAGCTGGCCGACGAGGTAGCCGCGGTCCGCGCGCTGTGCGCGAGCCTGCTTCTCGACGCCCGCCACATCACCTTCCGCGCCCTGCAGGGCTGGGTCACCACCCTCCCGATGGGGCTCGACCCGGTGGGGATGCGCCGCACCTTCGACACCTCGGCGCTGTCCGCGGCGTTCCCGTTCACCAGCCCGGACCTGCCCGCGCCCGACCCCGCGAGCGCCGCCGTCGCGGACGGGGTGCTCTACGGCTACAACCTCGGCTCCCAGGGTCTCGTGCACGTCGACCGCTTCGCCGCCCACATGCACAACCACAACGCCGTCGTCCTCGGACGGTCCGGCGCGGGCAAGTCCTACCTGGTCAAGCTGGAACTGCTGCGGTCGCTGCACCGCGGCGTCGAGACCGTCGTCATTGACCCGGAGGACGAGTACACCCGCCTGTCCGACGCCGTCGGCGGCACCCGGATCGATCTCGGCGCGCCCGGGATCCGGCTCAACCCCTTCGACCTCCCGATCCACACCGGCCCCGACGGGCGCCGCCACGCCCCGCGCGACGCCTTCGCCCGGCGCAGCCTGTTCCTGCACACCGCGGTAGCGGTGCTGCTCGGCGAGCGCCCCGACCCGAGCGCGAGAGCGGCGCTCGACCGCGCGATCACCGCCACCTACACCGCCGCCGGCATCGTTGCCGACGACCCCGGCACGTGGACGAGGCCCGCTCCGCTGCTGCGCGACCTGCGCGACACCCTCGCCGACCCGGACGGACCCGCCGCCGCGAGGGAACTGGCCGACCGGCTGCACCCCTTCGTCGACGGCAGCTTCAACCGGCTCTTCGACGGCCCGACCACCACCCGCCCCGAGGGCCACCTCGTCGTGTTCAGCCTGCGCGACCTGCCCGACGAGCTCAAGGCCACCGGCACCCTGCTCACCCTCGACGCGATCTGGCGCCACGTCACCAACCCCGCCCTGCGCCGCCCACGCCTCGTCGTCGTCGACGAGGCGTGGCTGCTGATGCAGGACCGCGCCGGGGCCGAGTTCCTCTTCCGGATGGCCAAGGCGTCGCGCAAGCACTGGGCCGGGCTGACCGTCGCCACCCAGGACACCGCCGACGTCCTGGGCACCGACCTCGGCCGTGCGGTCGTCGCGAACGCCGCCACCCAGGTACTGCTCCGCCAGTCCACCCAGGCCATCGACGAGGTCACCCGTGTGTTCGACCTCTCCGCCGGGGAACGCCAGTTCCTGCTCTCCGCCGACCGCGGCCAGGGACTGCTGTCCACGGGCACCACCCGCGTCGCGTTCCAGGGCGTCGCCTCCGAGCTGGAGGACACGCTCTGCACGTCCAGCCCGGCCCAGCTCGCAGCGCAGAACCTCGCTGGGCAGGACATCGACGCAGGCCGCGGTGACGACGAGGAGGACACCGCGCCGGGCGGCGACGGAGACGGCTGGATCGACCTCGACAAGTCTCGACCTCCGGATCGGCGACGCCGCGAACGCGACTCCGCCTACGTCGTCCTCGACCCGTCCTGA
- a CDS encoding PrgI family protein codes for MTSPVRIPADVDMADRVIGSFTARQVTILGLTGLVLYAAWDATRVAVPTAAFLALAVPVAVTAVVLALGRRDGVSMDRLFVAAIRHRLAPRTRTAHHVDTGPGGSHDGRAPAWLDARGRPAEEPAVRGRRGVLRLPARSVTAGNSGTDVGVVDLGTDGLATVAVASTVNFALRTPAEQQSLVAVFGRYLHSLTAPVQVLVRAQPLDLTGQVADLRTRAADLPHPALRAAAREHADYLTRLGGHAVLLRRQVLLILREPLGPVGPVDGLGGPSPLAAARAGLASLTGRRHPARPPGSGARRAAEARLVRRLGEAMELLAPAGITVTPLDAARTTAVLAATCNPDPLLPPTPRRAGTDEVVHAAPGPTYWEGDDPDDGYDTDQGYGDWDDPEPTAPDDDEDWEYEDWPDDADDVAWDGGAGASPNAAARGGRARRTAPEPEALKRDRSRRRHAPLARGGQR; via the coding sequence ATGACATCGCCCGTCCGGATCCCCGCCGACGTCGACATGGCCGACCGTGTGATCGGCTCGTTCACCGCCCGCCAGGTCACGATCCTCGGTCTGACCGGCCTCGTCCTCTACGCGGCCTGGGACGCGACCCGGGTCGCCGTGCCGACCGCGGCGTTCCTCGCCCTCGCGGTTCCGGTCGCGGTGACCGCGGTGGTCCTGGCGCTCGGGCGCCGTGACGGCGTGTCGATGGACCGCCTGTTCGTTGCCGCGATCCGCCACCGCCTCGCCCCCCGAACCCGCACCGCCCACCACGTCGACACCGGACCTGGTGGCAGTCATGACGGAAGGGCCCCGGCCTGGCTCGACGCCCGCGGCCGTCCCGCCGAGGAGCCCGCCGTCCGCGGACGGCGAGGGGTCCTGCGTCTTCCCGCCCGCTCGGTCACCGCCGGGAACAGCGGGACCGACGTCGGGGTGGTTGACCTCGGCACCGACGGGCTGGCCACGGTCGCGGTCGCGTCCACGGTCAACTTCGCGCTGCGCACCCCGGCCGAGCAGCAGTCCCTCGTCGCCGTCTTCGGCCGCTACCTGCACAGCCTGACTGCGCCGGTACAGGTCCTCGTCCGGGCGCAACCGCTCGATCTCACCGGGCAGGTCGCCGACCTGCGCACCCGCGCCGCCGATCTGCCACACCCGGCGCTGCGGGCCGCAGCGCGCGAGCACGCCGACTACCTCACCCGTCTCGGCGGGCACGCCGTGCTCCTGCGCCGCCAAGTGCTGCTCATACTGCGGGAACCGCTCGGCCCCGTTGGACCGGTGGACGGGCTCGGTGGGCCCTCACCGCTGGCGGCGGCTCGTGCCGGTCTGGCGTCGCTGACCGGCAGGCGCCACCCCGCGCGCCCGCCCGGTAGTGGCGCGCGCCGGGCCGCCGAGGCCCGCCTCGTCCGGCGGCTGGGCGAGGCGATGGAGCTGCTCGCCCCGGCCGGGATCACCGTCACCCCGCTCGACGCCGCCCGCACCACCGCAGTGCTCGCCGCCACGTGCAACCCCGACCCGCTCCTCCCACCGACACCGCGACGTGCCGGAACCGACGAGGTCGTCCACGCCGCGCCCGGTCCGACCTACTGGGAGGGCGACGACCCGGACGACGGCTACGACACCGACCAGGGGTACGGCGACTGGGACGACCCCGAACCCACCGCACCGGACGACGACGAGGACTGGGAGTACGAGGACTGGCCCGACGACGCGGACGACGTCGCGTGGGACGGGGGAGCCGGTGCTTCGCCGAACGCGGCGGCCCGGGGCGGACGGGCGAGGCGAACAGCCCCCGAACCCGAGGCGCTGAAACGGGATCGGAGTCGTCGGCGTCACGCGCCTCTCGCCCGCGGAGGGCAGCGATGA
- a CDS encoding pilin: MRRLLVVGALVAVSLLTTVAAANAAEAGVLVLAQAESVEQVLENVRGWVVGILALLATVFLTIGGVRYILGSGDPGEIEKAKVAFRSACVGYALAILAPLVVTVLQGIVGA, from the coding sequence GTGCGTCGTCTGCTGGTGGTCGGCGCCCTCGTCGCCGTAAGCCTGCTCACGACAGTCGCCGCAGCGAACGCGGCCGAGGCCGGGGTGCTGGTGCTGGCTCAGGCCGAGTCGGTCGAGCAGGTGCTGGAGAACGTGCGCGGCTGGGTCGTCGGGATCCTGGCGTTGCTGGCCACGGTGTTCCTGACCATCGGTGGGGTCCGCTACATCCTGGGCAGCGGCGATCCTGGGGAGATCGAGAAGGCCAAGGTCGCCTTCCGCAGCGCGTGCGTCGGTTACGCCCTGGCGATCCTCGCACCACTGGTCGTCACGGTGCTGCAGGGCATCGTCGGAGCCTGA
- a CDS encoding TRM11 family SAM-dependent methyltransferase: MPDTAHPERLPVDLDIEELPLSVWTTAQHPPASQRRDRYTPDSTAHPAKMLPAVAAHAIAHYTRPGDLVLDPMCGIGTTLVEAVHLGRRAVGVEYEPHWVDVARANLDLARDHDGVDPAVLDGSQVLHGDARQLTTLLPPDLVGQAALVVTSPPYGPSTHGQVSVIPGGGVQKYHHLYGNLLDRGNLANIGHHRLLAGFQRILAALAAVLRPGAHVAITVRPWREHAELIDLPSQILACGTRAGLVPVERCVALLGRVADDGLVARGSFFQRDFIRKQREAGLPLHLIAHEDVQVFRAESGRRHTGPEQRADRASALLEAA, from the coding sequence ATGCCCGACACCGCCCACCCCGAACGGCTCCCGGTCGACCTCGACATCGAGGAACTGCCGCTGTCGGTATGGACCACCGCGCAGCATCCCCCCGCGAGCCAGCGCCGCGACCGCTACACCCCGGACTCGACCGCGCACCCGGCGAAGATGCTGCCCGCCGTCGCCGCCCACGCCATCGCCCACTACACCCGCCCCGGGGACCTCGTCCTGGACCCGATGTGCGGGATCGGCACCACCCTCGTCGAGGCCGTCCACCTCGGCCGCCGCGCCGTCGGCGTCGAGTACGAGCCGCACTGGGTCGACGTCGCCCGCGCCAACCTCGACCTCGCCCGCGACCACGACGGCGTAGACCCGGCAGTCCTCGACGGCTCTCAGGTGCTCCACGGCGACGCCCGCCAGCTGACCACGCTCCTGCCGCCGGACCTCGTGGGGCAGGCCGCGCTTGTGGTCACCTCCCCGCCCTACGGGCCCTCCACCCACGGGCAGGTGTCTGTCATCCCCGGCGGCGGTGTGCAGAAGTACCACCACCTCTACGGCAACCTGCTCGACCGCGGGAACCTCGCCAACATCGGCCACCACCGCCTCCTGGCCGGGTTCCAGCGCATCCTCGCCGCCCTCGCGGCGGTTCTCCGCCCGGGCGCGCACGTCGCGATCACCGTCCGGCCGTGGCGCGAGCACGCGGAGCTGATCGACCTGCCCTCCCAGATCCTCGCCTGCGGCACCCGCGCCGGCCTCGTCCCCGTCGAACGCTGCGTCGCCCTGCTGGGTCGCGTCGCCGACGACGGCCTCGTCGCCCGAGGCTCGTTCTTCCAGCGCGACTTCATCCGCAAGCAGCGCGAAGCCGGTCTCCCCCTCCACCTGATCGCTCACGAGGACGTCCAGGTGTTCCGCGCGGAGTCCGGCAGGAGGCACACGGGCCCGGAGCAGCGGGCCGATCGCGCTTCAGCGCTCCTCGAAGCCGCGTGA
- a CDS encoding DNA cytosine methyltransferase yields the protein MTGHATPRHRGTAFEALTRPITIGSLCSGVGGLELGVMAALSGCQLSWCSDIDSQAVKVLSARFADVPNLGDIRALDWTRLCRVEVLTTGFPCQDISAAGCRAGVENGDRSGLWDVLGVVRVVRPRLLVVENVAALRWRGGGLGRVLGDLAATGYDSSWRSVCADDVGAPHRRERVFLLAWPRSEGPAELAADADRARRHIKRPERVEQNRWALPTGSDPRSGGCAGLPAERMIGKESARCGTADFRWGVHGAALARWERALGRRAPRPLLAGRRGQPVLAPEFVEFLMGLPVGWVTGLAISRTAQLRLLGNGVVPAQAAHAVALLLREATSISSAAEVHAGASSRKGAGWDVRAAARSGHGLIGRGVA from the coding sequence GTGACCGGCCACGCCACGCCACGCCACCGCGGCACGGCGTTCGAGGCTTTGACGCGGCCGATCACGATCGGATCGCTGTGCTCGGGGGTCGGCGGACTCGAGCTCGGGGTCATGGCGGCGTTGTCCGGCTGCCAGCTGAGCTGGTGCTCGGACATCGACTCGCAGGCCGTCAAGGTCCTGAGCGCCCGTTTCGCGGACGTCCCGAACCTCGGTGACATACGAGCGCTCGACTGGACCCGGCTGTGCCGGGTCGAGGTGCTGACGACGGGTTTTCCCTGTCAGGACATTTCCGCAGCCGGCTGCAGAGCCGGTGTCGAGAACGGGGACCGGAGTGGACTGTGGGACGTGCTGGGTGTGGTTCGCGTGGTTCGACCCCGGCTGCTGGTCGTGGAGAACGTCGCCGCCCTCCGATGGCGGGGCGGCGGCCTCGGCCGAGTACTCGGCGACCTGGCCGCGACAGGGTACGACTCGTCGTGGCGCAGCGTCTGCGCCGACGACGTCGGGGCGCCGCACCGGCGCGAGCGGGTGTTCCTGCTCGCCTGGCCGCGTTCCGAGGGCCCTGCTGAGCTTGCTGCCGACGCCGACCGCGCACGACGGCACATCAAACGGCCGGAGCGCGTCGAGCAGAACCGGTGGGCCCTCCCTACTGGATCTGATCCTCGATCTGGCGGATGCGCAGGACTACCAGCTGAGCGAATGATCGGGAAGGAAAGTGCGCGGTGCGGCACAGCCGACTTCCGGTGGGGAGTGCACGGTGCCGCGCTTGCCCGGTGGGAGCGGGCGCTCGGTCGGCGTGCCCCGCGGCCGCTGCTGGCCGGCAGGCGTGGGCAACCGGTCCTGGCCCCGGAGTTCGTCGAGTTCCTGATGGGCCTGCCGGTCGGGTGGGTCACCGGGCTTGCCATCTCGCGTACCGCGCAGCTGCGTCTGCTCGGCAACGGCGTGGTTCCGGCCCAGGCGGCGCACGCCGTCGCCCTCCTGCTGCGGGAGGCGACGTCGATCAGCTCGGCTGCCGAAGTGCACGCTGGCGCTTCGAGCCGCAAGGGTGCTGGATGGGACGTACGTGCCGCCGCCCGGTCAGGGCACGGCCTGATCGGGCGGGGGGTGGCGTGA